In one Lolium rigidum isolate FL_2022 chromosome 3, APGP_CSIRO_Lrig_0.1, whole genome shotgun sequence genomic region, the following are encoded:
- the LOC124697688 gene encoding vegetative cell wall protein gp1-like, which yields MSASLVRASLPWRCGTGSTAAAMGSTLRSQLRRPGCHGQRAGLRCSATTPPGFPPGPSPAEVPGTARPPEEMPATARPPEEMPSIDTPPEFEPPPGVDMPMPGAPVPGTPPGPEQPGPSIPSPPMPEIPAVPPNPEVIPTPPPELDPPRAPPEVVPPQPSDVPPPFV from the coding sequence ATGTCGGCGAGCCTCGTGAGGGCGTCGCTGCCGTGGCGCTGCGGCACCGGCAGCACGGCCGCAGCCATGGGGAGTACCCTGCGTTCTCAACTGCGCCGGCCGGGGTGCCACGGCCAGCGCGCCGGCCTCCGGTGCAGCGCCACGACGCCGCCGGGGTTCCCCCCGGGCCCGTCGCCGGCAGAGGTGCCGGGCACGGCCCGCCCACCTGAAGAGATGCCAGCCACGGCCCGTCCACCCGAGGAGATGCCGAGCATCGACACGCCGCCGGAGTTCGAGCCGCCCCCTGGCGTGGACATGCCGATGCCCGGTGCGCCGGTGCCCGGCACGCCTCCCGGGCCGGAGCAGCCTGGCCCGTCGATACCGTCGCCGCCGATGCCGGAGATCCCGGCCGTGCCGCCGAACCCCGAAGTCATCCCGACGCCGCCGCCCGAGCTCGACCCGCCGCGCGCCCCGCCGGAGGTCGTGCCGCCGCAGCCGTCCGACGTCCCGCCTCCGTTCGTGTAG